One Burkholderiaceae bacterium DAT-1 DNA segment encodes these proteins:
- a CDS encoding LysR family transcriptional regulator: protein MHLTDALHVFVRVAELNSFSLAAEQLNLPRATVSTAIKQLEHQLGTRLLHRTTRRVTLTDDGHACLARCKTLLGDLDELQSLFNRTDTPIAGRIRVDMPIAIARETVIPALPAFMQRHPDLRIELGSTDRRIDLLRDGYDCVIRVGTIDDPQLIARQLGHLHLVNCASPAYLQQYGHPSEPEQLARFHLVHYQATPGRLDDCFTYVQGTSIKHIRMPARITVNQTDAYLRACLAGLGIAQIPLISAQPYLDAGRLQAILPAYTAPPMPVSLIYLNRQQPRRLRVFMDWITDLLRPGLTA from the coding sequence ATGCACCTGACTGATGCCCTGCACGTGTTTGTCCGAGTCGCCGAACTCAACAGCTTCTCCCTAGCTGCGGAACAGCTGAATCTCCCTCGTGCCACTGTTTCCACTGCGATCAAGCAACTGGAGCACCAACTCGGCACGCGCCTCTTGCATCGCACGACCCGACGCGTCACGCTAACCGACGATGGACATGCCTGCCTCGCTCGCTGCAAAACCCTGCTGGGCGACCTCGATGAGCTGCAAAGTCTTTTCAACCGTACAGACACGCCGATCGCCGGACGCATCAGGGTGGATATGCCCATCGCCATCGCCCGCGAAACCGTTATCCCTGCCCTGCCTGCTTTCATGCAGCGACACCCGGATCTGCGCATCGAGCTTGGCAGCACAGATCGCCGGATCGACCTCTTGCGCGATGGCTATGACTGCGTGATTCGCGTCGGAACAATTGATGATCCGCAGCTGATTGCTCGACAACTTGGTCATTTGCATCTGGTGAATTGCGCAAGCCCCGCCTACCTACAGCAATATGGGCACCCCAGTGAACCCGAACAATTGGCCCGTTTTCATCTGGTGCATTACCAGGCCACACCGGGTAGACTCGATGACTGTTTTACCTATGTGCAAGGCACAAGCATCAAACACATCCGCATGCCTGCCCGAATCACGGTCAATCAAACCGACGCCTATTTACGCGCGTGTCTGGCAGGTCTCGGCATCGCCCAGATTCCCCTGATAAGCGCACAACCCTATCTTGATGCAGGCCGCCTGCAGGCCATCCTGCCTGCTTACACTGCCCCGCCTATGCCAGTGTCCCTGATTTATCTGAATCGCCAGCAACCCAGACGCCTGCGCGTATTTATGGACTGGATCACCGACCTGCTGCGGCCCGGCCTGACCGCTTGA
- a CDS encoding SDR family oxidoreductase translates to MFTTASPVALITGGSRGLGREAALHLARQGTGIILTWQSREDEADRVVEQIQALGGRAAALQLDVSHAAGFADFADRVQTTLRTEFDREWFDYLFNNAGIGIHVPFVDTTEAQLDQLFNIHVKGPFLLTQSLLPLMRDGGRILNVSSGLTRFALPGYAAYAAMKGAMEVLTRYQAKELGARGIRVNTLAPGAIETDFGGGAVRDNADINRYVASQTALGRVGMPDDIGGVVAALLGEGTGWINAQRIEASGGMFV, encoded by the coding sequence ATGTTTACTACAGCATCCCCGGTCGCCCTCATTACGGGGGGAAGTCGCGGTCTTGGCAGGGAAGCTGCCTTGCATCTGGCTCGTCAGGGAACCGGTATCATCTTGACGTGGCAATCGCGGGAAGATGAAGCCGACCGCGTAGTCGAGCAGATACAAGCCTTAGGCGGGCGTGCTGCCGCATTGCAACTCGATGTCAGCCATGCAGCCGGATTTGCTGATTTTGCGGATCGGGTGCAGACTACATTGCGCACCGAGTTTGACCGCGAATGGTTTGACTATCTGTTCAACAATGCCGGAATCGGCATCCATGTTCCATTTGTCGACACCACCGAGGCGCAACTGGACCAGCTGTTCAATATCCACGTGAAGGGGCCGTTTCTACTGACGCAATCGCTGTTACCCCTGATGCGCGATGGCGGACGTATCCTTAATGTGTCGAGCGGGCTGACCCGCTTTGCCTTGCCCGGCTATGCAGCCTATGCAGCGATGAAGGGCGCGATGGAGGTCTTGACCCGCTATCAGGCCAAGGAACTGGGGGCGCGTGGCATCAGGGTCAACACCCTTGCGCCGGGTGCCATTGAAACAGACTTTGGCGGCGGCGCAGTGCGGGATAATGCAGATATCAATCGATATGTTGCCAGCCAGACCGCCTTGGGCAGGGTAGGGATGCCCGATGATATCGGCGGTGTGGTGGCAGCACTGCTCGGTGAGGGCACGGGCTGGATCAACGCGCAACGCATTGAGGCATCCGGCGGGATGTTTGTCTGA
- a CDS encoding VOC family protein: MKRVTGIGGIFFKAQDPKSLGEWYRTHLGIDVQAWGGAAFQWRGDSNPDGVGTTVWSPFAADTGYFAPSTAPFMINYRVDNLHALLEVLRSEGVQVEDKIDESEYGKFGWVIDPEGNKIELWEPPAGQ, translated from the coding sequence ATGAAACGCGTCACCGGCATCGGCGGAATCTTCTTCAAAGCGCAAGACCCGAAATCACTGGGAGAGTGGTACAGAACACACCTTGGGATTGATGTTCAAGCATGGGGAGGTGCAGCTTTTCAGTGGAGGGGTGACAGCAATCCGGACGGCGTGGGTACCACCGTCTGGAGCCCGTTTGCAGCGGACACAGGCTATTTCGCCCCCAGCACAGCCCCCTTCATGATCAACTATCGCGTCGATAATCTGCATGCCTTGCTCGAAGTTTTACGCAGCGAAGGCGTGCAGGTCGAGGATAAGATTGATGAATCCGAATACGGCAAGTTTGGCTGGGTCATCGATCCTGAAGGCAACAAGATCGAGTTGTGGGAGCCGCCTGCAGGGCAGTGA
- the recD gene encoding exodeoxyribonuclease V subunit alpha translates to MSDILTTLDLWADAGVLNHLDAAFARFLHQEAADAHPHVYLLAALVSQALSRGHPALDLHDLVSRPDRHLDTRRADPALNLPSLTAILGQISLAQMQAALLASTCASHADTDATSPLVLDGNRLYLRRYWQCEQAIAAAIATRITTAPDPLPDNLLALLDTLFAKLRSAEEASRAEIHWQTLAAATAVRQRFTIISGGPGTGKTTAVVRLLGLLQSLALNTAEPRPLVIRLAAPTGKAAARLTESIGRAIGELDQDVQAHIPTDVSTLHRLLGARPDTRAFRHNRDFPLPLDVLVVDEASMIDLDMMAALLDALPAHARLILLGDKDQLASVEAGAVLGSLCADAIEADAPANMSACTPAHASWLADVTGYAVDTQGTPGPLADQVVVLRKSHRFNASSGIGQLARAVNSGKSAAIPSVWREGFADIGQLATTPYALKTLILDGNAKQFPPDTACSGYRAYLDLIQQGPQGDDDAWAKAIHHAFSRFRLLCAVREGDWGVQGLNARVEKVLESANLIHPDKKQWYIGRPVMVTRNDYGLGVMNGDIGITLARTESGECRLRVAFLNPDGSVSWRLPSRLNEVDTVYAMTVHKSQGSEFAHTALVLPEHDNPILTRELVYTGITRASQCFTLIEASEGMMIKAAARRTERTGGLREAVGRMMAVQTD, encoded by the coding sequence ATGTCTGACATCCTCACCACCCTTGATCTGTGGGCCGATGCTGGCGTCCTGAACCATCTCGATGCTGCGTTTGCCCGCTTTCTGCATCAGGAAGCAGCAGATGCGCACCCGCATGTCTATTTGCTGGCGGCACTGGTTAGCCAAGCGCTATCGCGCGGCCATCCGGCGCTGGACTTACACGACCTGGTCAGCCGACCAGACCGTCATCTCGACACGCGACGCGCCGATCCTGCCCTGAACCTGCCCTCGCTGACAGCCATCCTCGGTCAGATATCGCTTGCGCAGATGCAGGCGGCCTTGCTTGCCTCAACCTGCGCCAGCCACGCCGATACCGATGCCACCTCGCCACTGGTGCTGGATGGCAACCGCCTCTATCTGCGTCGATACTGGCAATGCGAGCAGGCCATTGCAGCGGCGATTGCCACCCGCATCACCACCGCTCCCGATCCCCTGCCGGACAATCTGCTCGCCTTACTGGATACGCTATTTGCCAAACTGCGCAGCGCCGAAGAGGCCAGCCGCGCAGAGATTCACTGGCAGACGCTTGCTGCCGCTACCGCCGTACGCCAGCGCTTTACCATCATCAGCGGCGGCCCCGGCACCGGCAAAACCACCGCGGTGGTGCGACTTCTGGGGCTGTTGCAATCGCTCGCACTCAACACAGCAGAACCCCGCCCGCTTGTCATCCGGCTAGCCGCCCCCACGGGTAAAGCCGCTGCACGCCTCACCGAGTCAATTGGCCGTGCGATTGGCGAGCTGGATCAGGATGTGCAAGCGCACATCCCTACCGACGTCAGCACCCTGCATCGCTTGCTGGGCGCCCGACCTGACACCCGTGCCTTCCGCCACAACCGGGATTTCCCGTTGCCGCTGGATGTGCTGGTCGTCGATGAGGCCTCGATGATTGATCTGGACATGATGGCGGCGCTACTCGATGCCCTGCCCGCCCATGCCCGCCTGATTCTGCTGGGCGACAAGGATCAGCTGGCTTCAGTCGAGGCGGGTGCCGTGCTCGGCAGCCTGTGCGCTGATGCCATTGAAGCAGATGCCCCCGCCAATATGTCCGCCTGTACGCCCGCGCACGCCAGCTGGCTCGCGGATGTCACAGGCTATGCAGTGGACACGCAAGGCACACCCGGCCCGCTGGCCGATCAGGTCGTCGTCCTGCGCAAGAGCCATCGATTCAATGCGTCGAGCGGCATCGGCCAGCTTGCCCGCGCCGTCAACAGCGGTAAATCGGCAGCCATTCCTAGTGTATGGCGCGAGGGCTTTGCCGATATCGGACAGCTAGCCACTACACCGTACGCACTCAAAACGCTCATTCTCGACGGAAACGCCAAACAATTTCCTCCCGACACAGCCTGCAGCGGATACCGGGCTTATCTCGATCTGATTCAGCAAGGCCCGCAAGGTGATGATGATGCGTGGGCCAAAGCGATTCACCATGCTTTCAGCCGCTTCCGCCTGCTCTGCGCCGTGCGCGAGGGCGACTGGGGCGTACAGGGGCTCAACGCCCGTGTGGAAAAGGTGCTCGAGTCCGCCAACCTCATCCATCCCGATAAAAAGCAGTGGTACATCGGCCGTCCGGTCATGGTCACACGCAACGATTACGGCCTGGGCGTGATGAATGGCGACATCGGCATCACGCTGGCGCGCACAGAATCTGGCGAATGCCGCCTGCGGGTGGCCTTCCTGAACCCGGATGGCAGCGTCAGCTGGCGCCTGCCGAGCCGCCTGAACGAGGTCGACACGGTCTACGCCATGACGGTACACAAATCACAGGGCTCCGAATTCGCTCACACAGCGCTCGTGCTCCCCGAACACGACAACCCCATCCTCACCCGCGAACTGGTCTACACCGGCATCACCCGCGCCAGCCAGTGCTTTACGCTCATCGAAGCCAGCGAAGGCATGATGATCAAGGCAGCGGCCCGGCGGACCGAGCGGACAGGGGGATTGAGGGAGGCGGTGGGGCGGATGATGGCGGTCCAGACTGACTGA
- the recB gene encoding exodeoxyribonuclease V subunit beta, whose product MQTLNPLLFPLHGRALIEASAGTGKTYTIAGLYLRLVLGATHEGDAAAFVRALMPQEILVVTFTDAATEELRERIRARLIQAVAVFRDSRGFSDIPESDKPDAALYALRGTYAAESWAGLARKLDIAAQSMDEAAIYTIHGYCQKMLRSHAFDSRNLFSLAVNTEEAPLRDEVLRDYWRAMVYPLDAGLLAYVEDVAQTPDALGKQILPLINYLDGLPDCDGQAPLHTVLGAAKSQRDETLTSLKAQWTEERLTALKAYLDSLCERKLVNGRSLTSASRQNWVEHLRIWATGNDERPKSSTAQSRLTRKGLDDINTSGAPLPECTEIVLHEQTLAALSDLPDPGLTVLNHAARWVERRLRTEKARRAEIGFDDMIRQLAEALNREDGDTLADVLRTQYPVAMIDEFQDTDLQQFSIFDTIYPLSDSRDHGLFMIGDPKQAIYGFRGGDIHTYLTARRSLDDRQRYTLDTNFRSTHAVVEAINTVFTQASVGPLGAFRHGDIPFEAVKAKGRSEALTLNNQPQPAIEFIWQPVDEPVNKQTYLRVQAAAAAEKIATLLIDAGKGHACFTSEKEMSAVRPRDIAVLVRDRSEAKAIRDALQVRGVRSVYLSNRDSVYHSQEAVDLLVWLRAMAEPSHAGRVRAALATYTLDWPLARLDDLVHNELAWEEQVQRFIRYREIWQQQGVLATILALLREEALPGKLLAAAERGGERSLTNLLHLAERLQAVEADTDGEQGLIRHLAALVSDEQAAAESTLRLESEAELVRVVTLHKSKGLEYPLVFMPFAWQGKSLRAGQALRWRDGESLRIDLTGKDERAKQYAEAAQLDEDIRLIYVGLTRARHALWIGIAPLKETGGLAHLLGQGQPLAPAQIANRLQALASAHPSHFAFNQIPDLIPVSAYAAPNAAKTLADAREFKGRIDRQWWLSSYSSLIANVHHVSPHEPVNSILPERMDDPSPAFTSELESIKETPDLFAPPHLHDFPRGNHAGVFLHDLFEWMSLQGFDRIPQQSSLLLTYIESRCKVRDWQDWAPRLHDWLLHVIGLPMSLPDGSVLPMSALSRQTARAEMEFWLPVGNLSYAQLDALVSAAIWPGEPRPALDSQHTHGMLKGFIDLSFVHQGRHYVLDYKSNHLGPDAQAYTPEAMRAAMLSHRYDLQAALYCLALHRHLKVRLGDAYCYETHMGGFVYLFLRGMDDRGGGQVSLRPPLSLIESLDALFTPAAEAAHV is encoded by the coding sequence ATGCAAACGCTTAACCCCCTCCTCTTCCCGCTGCATGGCCGCGCCCTGATTGAAGCCAGTGCCGGTACGGGTAAGACCTACACCATCGCCGGGCTGTATCTGCGACTCGTGCTCGGTGCCACGCATGAAGGGGATGCTGCAGCCTTTGTGCGTGCGCTGATGCCGCAAGAGATTCTGGTGGTGACCTTTACCGATGCGGCCACCGAAGAGCTGCGCGAGCGTATCCGTGCACGCCTGATTCAGGCTGTTGCGGTGTTCCGCGATTCGCGTGGGTTCTCCGATATCCCCGAAAGTGACAAGCCGGACGCCGCGCTCTATGCGCTACGCGGTACCTATGCAGCAGAAAGCTGGGCCGGACTCGCGCGCAAACTGGACATCGCCGCGCAATCCATGGATGAAGCCGCGATCTACACGATTCACGGCTATTGCCAGAAGATGCTGCGCAGCCACGCCTTCGATAGTCGCAATCTGTTCTCGCTTGCCGTGAATACTGAAGAAGCGCCGCTACGCGACGAAGTACTGCGCGATTACTGGCGAGCGATGGTGTATCCGCTGGATGCGGGCCTGCTGGCCTATGTGGAGGATGTCGCGCAGACACCTGATGCGCTGGGCAAGCAGATTTTGCCGCTGATCAACTACCTCGATGGTCTGCCGGATTGCGACGGACAGGCACCGTTGCACACCGTGCTCGGCGCAGCGAAATCTCAACGCGACGAGACACTCACCAGCCTCAAAGCGCAGTGGACTGAAGAGCGCCTGACGGCACTCAAGGCCTATCTGGACAGTCTGTGCGAGCGGAAGCTGGTCAACGGCCGCAGCCTGACCAGCGCCAGCCGGCAAAACTGGGTCGAGCACTTGCGCATCTGGGCGACGGGCAACGATGAACGCCCAAAGTCCAGCACTGCACAATCCCGCCTGACCCGAAAAGGGCTCGACGACATCAACACCAGCGGCGCCCCTTTGCCTGAGTGCACGGAAATCGTGCTACATGAACAAACACTGGCTGCACTGTCGGACCTGCCCGACCCCGGTCTGACTGTCCTCAATCATGCCGCCCGCTGGGTGGAGCGCCGCCTGCGCACAGAAAAGGCCCGCCGCGCCGAGATCGGCTTTGACGACATGATCCGCCAGCTGGCCGAGGCGCTGAATCGCGAGGACGGCGATACGCTTGCCGACGTGCTGCGTACCCAGTATCCGGTGGCGATGATCGACGAATTTCAGGATACCGATCTGCAGCAGTTCAGCATCTTCGACACCATCTACCCACTCAGCGATAGCCGCGATCACGGCCTCTTTATGATTGGCGACCCCAAGCAGGCCATTTACGGGTTCCGGGGCGGCGATATCCACACCTACCTCACCGCCCGCCGTTCTCTGGACGACAGACAGCGGTATACGCTGGATACCAATTTCCGCTCGACCCATGCCGTGGTCGAAGCCATCAATACGGTTTTCACCCAAGCCAGCGTCGGCCCGCTCGGCGCCTTCCGCCATGGCGATATTCCATTTGAAGCGGTCAAGGCAAAAGGACGCAGCGAAGCCCTGACCCTGAATAATCAGCCGCAGCCTGCCATCGAATTTATCTGGCAGCCAGTGGACGAGCCCGTGAACAAGCAGACCTATCTGCGTGTGCAGGCTGCCGCCGCTGCGGAAAAGATTGCCACCTTGCTGATCGATGCGGGCAAAGGCCATGCCTGTTTCACCAGCGAAAAGGAAATGAGCGCGGTTCGTCCTCGCGATATCGCAGTGCTGGTTCGCGACCGCAGTGAAGCCAAAGCCATCCGTGATGCCCTGCAAGTGCGCGGGGTGCGCAGCGTGTATCTGTCCAACCGCGATTCGGTGTATCACAGTCAGGAAGCCGTTGATCTGCTGGTGTGGCTGCGCGCGATGGCGGAACCCTCCCATGCCGGACGCGTGCGTGCCGCACTCGCCACCTACACGCTGGACTGGCCACTGGCACGACTCGATGATCTGGTTCACAACGAGCTGGCGTGGGAAGAGCAGGTGCAGCGATTTATTCGCTACCGGGAGATCTGGCAACAACAAGGCGTACTGGCCACCATCCTCGCCCTGCTGCGCGAGGAAGCCCTACCGGGCAAATTGCTAGCCGCAGCCGAGCGTGGCGGTGAACGCAGTCTCACCAATCTGCTGCATCTGGCCGAGCGCCTGCAGGCCGTGGAAGCCGATACCGATGGCGAACAGGGCCTGATCCGTCATCTGGCTGCACTGGTCAGCGACGAACAGGCCGCCGCCGAATCCACCCTGCGCCTGGAAAGCGAAGCCGAGCTGGTGCGCGTGGTGACACTGCACAAGTCAAAGGGTCTGGAATATCCGCTAGTTTTCATGCCTTTTGCCTGGCAGGGTAAGTCATTACGCGCCGGTCAGGCGCTGCGCTGGCGAGATGGCGAATCGCTGCGGATCGATCTCACCGGCAAGGATGAACGGGCAAAGCAATACGCCGAAGCCGCCCAGCTCGATGAAGATATCCGCCTCATCTATGTGGGCCTTACCCGCGCCCGCCACGCACTATGGATCGGCATTGCGCCGCTCAAGGAGACAGGTGGACTCGCGCATCTGCTGGGACAAGGCCAGCCGCTTGCGCCTGCGCAGATTGCAAACCGCCTGCAAGCACTGGCGAGTGCGCACCCATCGCATTTCGCGTTCAATCAGATTCCTGATCTGATACCGGTGAGTGCATACGCTGCGCCCAATGCAGCCAAAACGCTCGCCGATGCTCGCGAGTTCAAGGGCCGCATCGACCGCCAGTGGTGGCTGAGCAGCTATTCTTCGCTGATTGCCAATGTGCATCACGTTTCGCCGCACGAGCCAGTCAACTCAATATTGCCCGAGCGCATGGACGATCCGTCCCCCGCTTTCACCAGCGAGCTGGAAAGCATCAAAGAAACGCCCGATCTGTTCGCCCCGCCGCATCTGCACGATTTCCCGCGCGGCAATCATGCGGGTGTGTTTCTGCATGATCTGTTCGAGTGGATGTCGCTGCAAGGGTTCGACCGCATCCCGCAACAATCTTCACTGCTGCTGACCTATATCGAATCCCGATGCAAGGTCCGCGACTGGCAAGACTGGGCACCCCGTCTGCATGACTGGCTGCTGCATGTCATCGGCCTGCCTATGTCGCTGCCGGATGGTAGTGTGCTGCCCATGTCTGCCCTGAGCCGCCAGACTGCCCGTGCCGAAATGGAATTCTGGCTGCCCGTGGGCAACTTGTCGTATGCGCAGCTTGATGCACTGGTCAGCGCCGCCATCTGGCCGGGCGAGCCCCGTCCGGCGCTCGATAGCCAGCACACCCACGGCATGCTGAAGGGCTTTATCGATTTGAGTTTTGTGCATCAGGGCCGTCATTACGTGCTCGATTACAAATCCAATCATCTGGGCCCCGATGCCCAAGCCTACACGCCGGAAGCCATGCGCGCCGCCATGCTGTCGCACCGTTACGATCTGCAGGCAGCGCTGTACTGCCTAGCGCTGCACCGGCATCTGAAAGTCCGGCTGGGCGATGCTTACTGTTACGAGACCCATATGGGTGGCTTCGTCTACCTCTTCCTGCGCGGCATGGATGATCGCGGTGGTGGACAAGTGTCGCTGCGCCCGCCGCTCAGCCTGATCGAATCGCTGGATGCCCTGTTTACCCCTGCAGCCGAGGCCGCCCATGTCTGA